In Pseudomonas hamedanensis, a single window of DNA contains:
- a CDS encoding SMP-30/gluconolactonase/LRE family protein, which translates to MQAELIVDARNAVGESPVWVPQENALYWVDIPNGGLQRWSADTGHVASWKAPEMLACITRHRRGGWIAGMESGFFHLHPHSDGSLDATLLATVDHSRPDMRLNDGRCDRQGRFWAGSMVLNMGLNASEGRLYRYSAGQTGVVEAQLDGFIVPNGLGFSPDGKTMYLSDSHPDVQLIWAFDYDTETGTPSHRRVFVDMNHFPGRPDGAAVDADGCYWICANDAGLIHRFAPDGRLDFSLEVPVKKPTMCAFGGRDMDTLFVASIRPGDDQDPQSLAGGVFALKPGVKGLAEPEFNDLL; encoded by the coding sequence ATGCAAGCCGAATTGATCGTCGACGCCCGCAACGCGGTCGGTGAAAGCCCGGTCTGGGTGCCGCAGGAAAACGCGCTGTACTGGGTCGATATCCCCAACGGCGGACTGCAACGCTGGAGCGCTGACACCGGGCACGTCGCATCGTGGAAAGCGCCGGAAATGCTCGCCTGCATTACCCGCCACCGCAGGGGTGGCTGGATCGCCGGCATGGAAAGCGGTTTCTTCCATTTGCATCCGCACAGCGACGGCAGCCTGGACGCCACGTTGCTGGCGACCGTCGACCACAGCCGCCCCGACATGCGCCTCAACGACGGTCGCTGCGACCGTCAGGGCCGTTTCTGGGCCGGCAGCATGGTCTTGAACATGGGCCTGAACGCGTCTGAAGGCCGGCTCTATCGCTACAGCGCCGGGCAGACTGGCGTGGTCGAAGCGCAACTTGACGGTTTCATCGTGCCCAACGGTCTGGGTTTCAGCCCCGACGGTAAAACCATGTACCTGTCGGATTCGCATCCCGACGTGCAATTGATCTGGGCTTTCGATTACGACACCGAGACCGGCACGCCGTCTCATCGGCGCGTGTTTGTGGACATGAACCACTTCCCCGGCCGTCCCGATGGCGCCGCCGTGGATGCCGACGGTTGCTACTGGATCTGCGCCAACGATGCCGGCCTGATCCACCGCTTCGCCCCTGACGGCCGCCTCGATTTCTCACTGGAAGTGCCGGTGAAAAAACCGACCATGTGTGCGTTCGGCGGGCGCGACATGGACACCTTGTTCGTCGCCTCGATTCGGCCTGGCGACGATCAGGATCCGCAGTCCCTGGCCGGCGGCGTGTTCGCCTTGAAGCCCGGCGTCAAAGGCCTCGCCGAACCTGAATTCAACGATTTGCTTTAA
- a CDS encoding NAD-dependent epimerase/dehydratase family protein: protein MTSTSTPRAPFNRLLLTGAAGGLGKVLRERLRPYANVLRLSDIAALAPATDEHEEVVLCDLADKQAVHQLVEGVDAILHFGGVSVERPFEEILGANICGVFHIYEAARKHGVKRVIFASSNHVIGFYKQDEKLDATSARRPDGYYGLSKSYGEDMASFYFDRYGIETVSIRIGSSFPEPQNRRMMHTWLSFDDLTQLLERSLYTPNVGHTVVYGMSANKDVWWDNRYASHLGFEAKDTSEVFRDKVEAQPMPADDDPARIYQGGAFVAAGPFGD from the coding sequence ATGACGTCTACTTCTACCCCCCGCGCTCCATTCAACCGCCTGCTGCTGACCGGTGCCGCCGGAGGCCTGGGCAAAGTGCTGCGCGAACGCCTTCGTCCTTACGCCAACGTGCTGCGTTTGTCCGATATCGCCGCCCTCGCCCCGGCGACCGACGAGCATGAAGAAGTCGTGCTCTGCGACCTCGCCGACAAGCAAGCCGTGCATCAATTGGTCGAAGGTGTCGACGCCATCCTGCATTTCGGCGGCGTCTCGGTTGAGCGTCCGTTCGAAGAGATCCTCGGCGCCAACATTTGCGGCGTTTTCCACATTTACGAGGCCGCACGCAAGCACGGTGTGAAGCGGGTGATTTTCGCCAGCTCCAACCACGTCATCGGATTCTACAAACAGGACGAAAAGCTCGACGCCACTTCCGCGCGCCGCCCGGACGGTTACTACGGTCTGTCCAAGTCCTACGGCGAAGACATGGCCAGTTTTTACTTTGATCGCTATGGCATCGAAACCGTCAGCATCCGCATCGGCTCCTCGTTCCCCGAGCCGCAAAACCGCCGGATGATGCACACCTGGCTGAGCTTCGACGACCTCACGCAACTGCTCGAACGCTCGCTGTACACGCCGAATGTCGGCCACACCGTGGTTTACGGCATGTCCGCCAACAAGGACGTCTGGTGGGACAACCGCTACGCCAGCCACCTCGGCTTCGAAGCCAAAGACACCTCGGAAGTATTCCGCGACAAGGTCGAAGCGCAGCCGATGCCGGCCGATGATGATCCGGCGCGAATCTATCAGGGCGGCGCCTTCGTTGCAGCAGGCCCGTTCGGCGACTGA